In the Gossypium arboreum isolate Shixiya-1 chromosome 10, ASM2569848v2, whole genome shotgun sequence genome, one interval contains:
- the LOC108457724 gene encoding non-specific lipid-transfer protein has translation MASSMSLKLACVVVLCMVVGAPLAQGAVTCGQVTNSLAPCINYLRGSGAGAVPPVCCSGIKSLNSAAQTTPDRQAACRCIKSAAAGITGINFGLASGLPGKCGVNIPYKISPSTDCNSVK, from the exons ATGGCTAGCTCAATGTCCCTTAAACTTGCATGTGTGGTGGTGTTGTGCATGGTAGTGGGTGCACCCCTGGCTCAAGGGGCCGTAACCTGTGGTCAAGTCACAAACTCCCTCGCACCCTGCATTAATTACTTGAGAGGGAGTGGTGCTGGTGCCGTTCCCCCAGTTTGCTGCAGCGGCATCAAATCTCTCAACTCCGCCGCCCAAACAACACCAGACCGGCAAGCAGCTTGCAGATGCATCAAAAGTGCGGCCGCCGGCATTACTGGCATCAACTTTGGCCTTGCAAGCGGACTCCCAGGCAAGTGCGGTGTCAACATCCCTTACAAGATCAGCCCTAGCACTGACTGCAACAG CGTCAAGTGA